One window from the genome of Garra rufa chromosome 1, GarRuf1.0, whole genome shotgun sequence encodes:
- the LOC141286802 gene encoding interferon-induced very large GTPase 1-like produces the protein MAAAKSEFAPKMAATESVTITATLPAAVPAQSSQVTAVVPAQSSEAAPPESSQAAPPESSLVAAAKHRDTGTTGVRADQHLQQEKTDREKTEGLFHRLLLEGTWYSKLRAADVIQINKYPLQSHEFCSEDKLVQTFLQKLLMMNYRARYIKTKENNEEHYRGDNCSFEDEVDIFKEMSVSNLETSQSERIHPMDVQMAVFHCADGFLKQLMVTKLSQCQYALPLLVPDPFTRQIEFPLWTFRQINKSWKMRNNDDEIISQTQPIYKMQTPMVFFFRFGSVSSSKSQLMNSLINEKHNTFFHRNCPGSSRTRVLMDGVVEIAWFCPSGKHDDKFTDCVAFCNLHGDAGDHEKQLQILTEMASVNVVLLPRLDRNDRNMIQLQKLYKGTKPLICLFTNEVSTLTETRTLKYKIGLKDRNQTDVIEELRRAINDCLLKLSSTFRLEDVSKHSDIRVDEEDDDDCRRGREAAQQMISLLDKKELREIKELFLPHQGKLWRQWSKTNKELHRLRADELEMEISTKQATLRKTRETQHAVETNIFIQLFIKLSQLHPTINMYFLKWLGILLDEYTSKDISGLHHKYYDTWLTVVELNKSHDKSEQLTAEQAELEKISEELQAANLGLEHIMREIGQIYESCSSVKKNKKGLQVHFSFLPSLAAEMMISGFPLELMDGDAAHVPVIWISAVLDQLIQKLGNQRVFVLSVLGVQSSGKSTMLNAMFGLQFAVSAGRCTRGAFMQLIKMSDEMKTQLNFDYILVVDTEGLRAIELAGRSTKHDNELATFVVGLGNLTLINIFGENPAEIQEILQIVVQAFMRMKKVRLNPSCVFVHQNVSDVTAEEKIMEGRRQFKMTLDEMTKLAAEEEIYEAKCFSDVIEFDVQKDVKYFAHLWEGNPPMAPPNPNYCENIQELKETIMSHASKKEGMILEDLKGRINDLWEALMNEKFVFSFKNSLEISAYRKLETEYNKWTWSLRNAMLETENKLHNKIENEAIHQIDETDLQKELRKTSEEVKRSMYEFFLKDTYAEILIQWKASFEIKIKELQENTVRETKMKLNLILQQRDLKKKIDAQRTNHENSLYEKSKELALKLKDKANDEETLKNEFNDFWEQSVNRIPRDTAKIKDIDIMRDVKVLLSDTYKSVPLDHWRDDSKYNDIFTVKNYSKLLNENRAQRAIKQFRFRFCRNFAKTFGLPQPQDDEDRTRSFVDDVAHQTFEMIQTFNISKMGYNISYIQQITEYVKQRVTEQWKGKFKNDFFVDLIISICMRANKMITDQHRMFRDANDPEIYVNNKKKEYYSIFQKYCYGATSAAIFTEIICQKLKEPIEQSVYKKTARDLADEMRSNCESLNGNRSNLEKHILKTLAEKENFDKYMDYIHDPREHFKSFIRDEVSRYITDKFSVSVFPKMKENIELLQKKIMKAAHESTEHVHKNRGDAGLWLNSFTQQLSDELIFSEKDLSGVKPDDDIDMKLLEDVIKKELPALMSDISSRFNTKTFPVNLDYKFRPDELLIDHLSQCCWVQCPFCAAICTNTIKKHDGDHSAPFHRITGLKGFMFKNTTNLSNSICTSAVASDRSFYHNPSEKSVLWREYRKAGEVYAKWNITPDLSELPYWKWFVCRFQKDLEQCYIRTFQGGGEIPDEWRKYSKQEAINSLDEYI, from the exons atggctgccgccaagtCGGAgtttgcacccaagatggctgccaccgaGTCTGTTACCATCACGGCCACCCTACCAGCTGCAGTTCCggctcagtcaagtcaagtcacagctgttgttcctgcacagtcaagtgAAGCAGCAccacctgagtcaagtcaagcagctccTCCTGAGTCAAGTCTGGTTGCAGCT GCAAAACACAGGGACACTGGGACCACTGGAGTCAGAGCAGATCAACACTTACAACAGGAAAAGACTGACAGAGAAAAAACAGAGGGTCTGTTTCATAGACTTCTTCTTGAAGGCACATGGTACAGCAAACTGAGAGCTGCAGATGTTATTCAGATAAATAAATATCCATTACAGTCCCATGAGTTTTGTTCTGAAGACAAGCTGGTTCAGACTTTTCTACAAAAACTACTGATGATGAACTACAGAGCAAGATACATTAAAACTAAAGAGAACAATGAAGAGCATTACAGAGGAGACAACTGCTCATTTGAAGATGAGGTTGATATATTTAAAGAAATGTCTGTCTCTAATCTAGAAACAAGCCAGTCTGAGCGAATTCACCCAATGGATGTTCAAATGGCTGTGTTTCATTGTGCTGATGGTTTCCtgaagcagctgatggtgactaAGCTGTCCCAGTGTCAGTACGCTCTGCCTCTGCTTGTTCCTGATCCATTTACACGACAGATTGAGTTTCCTCTCTGGACATTCAGACAAATCAACAAGAGCTGGAAGATGAGAAACAATGATGATGAAATCATCAGTCAAACCCAGCCGATCTACAAGATGCAGACTCCAATGGTGTTTTTCTTCAGGTTTGGCTCTGTGTCTTCATCCAAGTCTCAGCTGATGAACAGTCTGATCAATGAGAAACACAACACGTTCTTCCACAGGAACTGCCCAGGCAGCAGCAGAACCAGAGTCCTGATGGATGGAGTGGTGGAGATCGCCTGGTTCTGCCCCTCTGGGAAACATGATGATAAATTTACTGACTGTGTTGCGTTCTGTAATCTACACGGTGATGCAGGAGACCATGAGAAACAGCTGCAGATCCTCACTGAAATGGCCTCAGTCAATGTTGTTCTTCTACCACGACTGGACAGGAATGACAGAAACATGATACAACTTCAAAAACTCTATAAGGGCACAAAGCCACTCATTTGTCTTTTTACAAATGAAGTTTCAACTCTTACTGAGACAAGGACATTAAAATACAAGATTGGTCTGAAAGACAGAAATCAGACAGATGTAATTGAAGAACTCAGAAGAGCAATAAATGATTGTCTCTTAAAATTATCTTCCACTTTCAGACTTGAAGATGTGTCCAAACATTCAGACATTAGAGTAGATGAGGAAGATGATGATGACTGCAGGAGAGGAAGAGAAGCAGCACAGCAGATGATTAGTTTACTGGATAAGAAAGAGCTGAGAGAAATCAAAGAATTATTTCTGCCTCATCAGGGGAAACTGTGGCGTCAGTGGAGTAAGACGAATAAAGAGCTGCATCGACTTAGAGCTGATGAACTAGAAATGGAAATAAGTACAAAACAAGCCACACTGAGGAAAACACGTGAGACCCAGCATGCTGttgaaacaaatatttttatacaATTGTTTATAAAACTAAGTCAATTACATCCAACGATTAATATGTATTTTCTTAAATGGCTTGGAATTCTCTTGGATGAATATACCTCAAAGGATATTTCTGGTCTTCATCACAAATATTATGATACATGGTTAACTGTTGTAGAACTGAATAAGAGTCATGATAAATCTGAACAACTGACAGCTGAACAAGCTGAACTTGAGAAAATATCTGAGGAACTTCAAGCTGCAAACCTTGGTTTGGAACACATCATGAGGGAGATCGGTCAGATCTATGAATCATGTTCATCtgtgaagaaaaacaagaaaggTTTGCAGGTTCACTTCTCTTTTCTCCCGAGTCTTGCAGCAGAGATGATGATCTCTGGATTTCCACTGGAGCTGATGGATGGAGATGCTGCTCATGTTCCTGTGATCTGGATCTCTGCTGTTTTAGATCAACTCATCCAGAAACTTGGAAACCAGAGAGTCTTTGTGCTGTCAGTTTTAGGAGTTCAGAGCTCTGGGAAATCCACCATGTTGAATGCCATGTTTGGACTCCAGTTTGCTGTCAGTGCTGGCAGGTGCACCAGAGGAGCTTTCATGCAGCTGATTAAAATGTCAGATGAGATGAAAACACAGCTGAACTTTGACTATATTCTGGTTGTTGATACTGAGGGTCTTCGTGCTATAGAACTGGCTGGCAGATCAACAAAACATGACAATGAATTGGCCACATTTGTTGTTGGTCTTGGAAATCTGACATTGATCAACATCTTTGGAGAAAATCCTGCTGAGATACAGGAGATTCTTCAGATTGTTGTTCAGGCCTTTATGAGGATGAAGAAGGTCAGACTGAATCCCAGCTGTGTTTTTGTGCACCAGAACGTCTCAGATGTCACAGCTGAAGAGAAAATCATGGAGGGAAGGAGACAATTTAAGATGACACTGGATGAGATGACAAAACTTGCTGCTGAAGAAGAAATTTATGAAGCAAAATGTTTCAGTGATGTCATTGAATTTGATGTTCAGAAAGATGTGAAGTATTTTGCTCATCTCTGGGAGGGGAACCCACCCATGGCACCACCAAACCCAAACTACTGTGAGAATATTCAAGAACTAAAGGAAACTATTATGTCCCATGCCTCCAAAAAAGAGGGAATGATTCTCGAAGACTTAAAAGGCCGTATTAATGATCTTTGGGAAGCATTAATGAATGAAAAATTTGTCTTCAGCTTCAAAAACAGCCTGGAGATTTCAGCCTACAGGAAACTGGAGACAGAATACAACAAGTGGACCTGGAGTCTTCGCAATGCCATGTTGGAAACTGAGAACAAACTACACAACAAAATAGAAAATGAAGCAATTCATCAGATTGATGAAACTGATCTTCAAAAAGAATTGAGAAAGACAAGCGAAGAAGTGAAAAGATCAATGTATGAATTCTTTTTGAAGGACACATATGCAGAGATACTTATTCAGTGGAAAGCATCATTTGAGATCAAAATCAAAGAGCTTCAGGAAAACACTGTGAGAGAAACAAAGATGAAATTAAATTTGATTCTTCAACAGCGAGACCTAAAGAAAAAGATTGATGCTCAAAGGACAAATCATGAAAACTCTCTCTATGAAAAGAGCAAAGAGCTTGCTTTAAAACTCAAAGACAAAGCAAATGATGAAGAAACACTAAAGAACGAGTTTAATGATTTTTGGGAACAAAGTGTTAATAGGATTCCCAGAGACACAGCTAAAATCAAAGACATTGATATAATGAGAGATGTCAAAGTCCTACTTAGTGACACTTATAAAAGCGTTCCTTTAGACCACTGGAGAGATGACAGTAAGTACAACGATATTTTCACAGTGAAAAATTATTCTAAACTTCTTAATGAAAACCGAGCACAAAGAGCAATTAAACAGTTTAGGTTTAGGTTTTGCAGAAACTTTGCAAAAACATTTGGACTTCCTCAACCTCAAGACGATGAAGACCGAACAAGATCATTTGTTGATGATGTTGCTCACCAGACATTCGAAATGATTCAGACATTTAACATTTCAAAGATGGGCTACAACATCAGCTATATTCAACAGATCACAGAATATGTCAAACAGAGAGTAACAGAACAATGGAAAGGGAAattcaaaaatgatttttttgttgatttgattattTCGATCTGTATGAGAGCAAACAAGATGATCACTGACCAACACAGGATGTTCAGAGATGCCAATGATCCTGAAATATAtgttaataataagaaaaaagaGTATTATAGCATTTTCCAGAAATATTGTTATGGAGCAACATCAGCTGCCATTTTTACTGAGATCATCTGTCAGAAACTTAAAGAGCCCATTGAGCAGAGTGTCTACAAGAAGACTGCCAGAGATTTAGCAGATGAAATGAGGTCAAACTGCGAATCACTGAATGGAAACAGATCAAATCTGGAGAAACACATCCTAAAGACATTGGCAGAAAAGGAGAATTTTGACAAATATATGGACTACATACATGATCCTAGAGAACACTTTAAGAGTTTCATCAGAGATGAAGTCAGTCGGTACATCACTGATAAGTTCAGTGTCAGTGTTTTCCCCAAGATGAAGGAGAACATTGAACTCCTGCAGAAGAAGATCATGAAAGCAGCTCATGAATCTACTGAACATGTTCATAAGAATAGAGGAGATGCTGGTTTATGGTTGAACAGTTTCACACAGCAGCTCTCAGATGAGCTGATCTTCTCTGAAAAAGACCTCAGTGGAGTCAAACCTGATGATGATATTGACATGAAACTCTTAGAAGATGTGATAAAGAAAGAACTTCCTGCTTTAATGTCTGACATCAGCAGTAGATTCAACACAAAAACATTCCCAGTAAATCTGGACTATAAGTTTAGACCAGATGAGCTTCTGATTGATCACCTTTCTCAGTGCTGTTGGGTTCAGTGTCCATTTTGTGCAGCCATCTGCACCAACACCATAAAAAAACATGATGGAGATCACAGTGCTCCTTTCCACCGTATTACTGGATTAAAAGGATTTATGTTCAAGAATACAACAAACTTGTCTAATAGCATCTGCACATCTGCAGTAGCAAGTGATCGGTCTTTTTATCATAATCCATCAGAAAAATCAGTCCTTTGGAGAGAATACAGAAAGGCAGGAGAAGTTTATGCCAAGTGGAACATCACCCCTGATCTCTCTGAACTGCCCTACTGGAAGTGGTTTGTGTGCCGATTTCAGAAAGATCTGGAACAATGCTACATTAGAACATTTCAGGGTGGTGGTGAGATACCAGATGAATGGAGAAAATACTCAAAACAGGAAGCTATTAACAGTTTGGatgaatacatttaa